In a single window of the Thamnophis elegans isolate rThaEle1 chromosome 8, rThaEle1.pri, whole genome shotgun sequence genome:
- the RELCH gene encoding RAB11-binding protein RELCH isoform X5: protein MILTGCVAFAQHVGPTRVEAELLPQCWEQINHKYPERRLLVAESCGALAPYLPKEIRSSLVLSMLQQMLMEDKADLVREAVIKSLGIIMGYIDDPDKYQQGFELLLSALGDPSERVVSATHQVFLPAYAAWTTELGNLQLHLIPTLLIKIEKLLKESEHGLDEHKLHMYLSALQSLIPSLFALVLQDAPFTSKAKLQGEVPHIEVTRFPRPVSPLQDVATIIGSREQLAVLLQLYDHQLEHEGTTGWDTLLWVVNQLLPQLIEIVGKINVASTACVHEFSRFFWRLCRTFGKIFTNTKVKPQFQEILRLSEENIDAAAGNGVLTKATVPIYATGVLTCYIQEEDRKLLVGFLEDVMTMLSLSHAPLDSLKASFVELGANPAYHELLLTVLWYGVVHTSALVRCTAARMFELLVKGVHETLVAQRVVPALITLSSDPEISVRIATIPAFGTIMETVTQRELLERVKMQLASFLEDPQYQDQHSLHTEIIKTFGRVGPNAEPRFRDEFVLPHLHKLSLVNNQQSADSKRLDIATHLFEAYSALSCCFISEELMISHFLPGLRCLRNDMEALSPEHEVILNSMIKECEQKVENRNVQEPQGSMSIAASLVSEDTKTKFLNKMGQLTTSGAMLANVFQRKK, encoded by the exons ATGATTTTGACTGGGTGTGTAGCATTTGCACAACATGTGGGACCTACACGTGTAGAAGCTGAACTCTTGCCACAGTGCTGGGAGCAG ATCAATCACAAATATCCAGAAAGGCGGCTATTAGTAGCAGAGTCTTGTGGAGCGTTGGCACCATATCTTCCT AAAGAAATTCGTAGTTCATTGGTTCTTTCCATGCTACAGCAGATGCTAATGGAAGATAAAGCAGATTTGGTACGAGAAGCTGTTATCAAAAGTCTTGGTATCATCATGGGATACATTGATGATCCAGACAAATACCAGCAG ggatttgaactgctactCTCAGCATTGGGTGATCCCTCAGAACGAGTGGTTAGTGCAACTCACCAAGTATTCTTACCAGCTTATGCTGCTTGGACTACAGAATTAGGAAATTTACAGTTGCATCTTATACCTACATTGCTTATTAAAATTGAAAAACTACTCAAg GAAAGTGAACATGGACTGGATGAACATAAACTCCATATGTATCTTTCTGCTTTACAATCCTTGATACCTTCTCTTTTTGCACTGGTATTGCAAGATGCCCCCTTTACAAGCAAAGCTAAGCTTCAGGGAGAAGTCCCACATATAGAAG TAACAAGGTTCCCAAGACCTGTATCGCCTCTACAGGATGTGGCCACTATAATCGGAAGTCGTGAACAACTAGCTGTATTGTTGCAACTTTATGATCACCAGTTAGAACACGAGGGCACCACAGGATGGGATACCTTACTATGGGTTGTCAATCAACT GTTGCCTCAACTTATTGAAATTGTTGGTAAAATCAATGTAGCTTCAACAGCATGTGTTCATGAATTCTCAAGGTTTTTCTGGCGACTTTGCCGAACTTTTGGGAAGATTTTCACCAATACAAAG GTAAAACCCCAATTCCAGGAAATTTTACGGCTCTCTGAGGAGAACATTG ATGCTGCAGCAGGGAACGGAGTACTAACAAAAGCCACAGTTCCTATCTACGCAACAGGTGTACTTACATGTTATATCCAG GAAGAAGACCGCAAGCTGTTAGTAGGATTTTTAGAAGATGTCATGACTATGCTTTCATTATCTCACGCTCCCCTTGATAGCCTAAAAGCATCTTTTGTGGAATTAGG TGCAAACCCAGCATACCATGAATTGCTGCTAACTGTATTATGGTATGGAGTTGTCCACACTTCAGCACTTGTTCGATGTACGGCTGCCAGAATGTTTGAG CTGTTGGTGAAGGGGGTACATGAAACTCTGGTAGCTCAGAGAGTGGTTCCTGCTCTCATCACTCTCTCCAGTGACCCTGAAAT CTCTGTCAGAATAGCCACAATTCCTGCGTTTGGGACCATCATGGAAACGGTCACTCAGAGAGAG CTTTTGGAAAGAGTCAAAATGCAGTTGGCCTCTTTCCTGGAAGATCCCCAGTATCAAGACCAACACTCTCTGCACACAGAAATAATAAAAACCTTTGGGAGGGTTGGTCCAAATGCTGAGCCAAGATTTAGAGATGAAT TTGTTCTTCCACATTTGCATAAACTTTCCTTGGTTAATAACCAGCAATCTGCAGACTCAAAACGACTGGACATAGCTACTCATCTCTTTGAAGCCTATAGTGCACTCTCCTGTTGTT TTATTTCAGAAGAGTTAATGATCAGTCACTTCTTACCTGGACTCAGGTGTTTAAGAAATGACATGGAAGCTCTCTCACCAGAACATGAG GTCATTTTAAATTCCATGATAAAAGAATGTGAACAGAAAGTGGAAAATAGAAATGTTCAAGAACCTCAAgg TTCTATGTCAATTGCAGCAAGCCTTGTGAGTGAAGACACCAAGACCAAGTTTCTGAATAAAATGGGCCAGTTAACCACTTCAGGCGCCATGCTGGCCAATGTATTCCAGAGGAAGAAGTAA